A genomic stretch from Embleya scabrispora includes:
- a CDS encoding dolichyl-phosphate-mannose--protein mannosyltransferase — protein MTSDVATGRAPREQPPRRDAEFPGARGAAQDGVEAGAWAWSLARFGYRDRPPTSLRERLVPAYTDNSAYTGGGWLPCILVTLLAGFIRFWNLGKPKAVIFDETYYAKDAWSLLKLGYEGTWPKEANDQILAGNTDSLQTQGSYIVHPPIGKWTIALGEQLFGLTPFGWRFALAVLGTLSVLMLCRIGRRLFRSTLLGCVAGLLMALDGLHFVMSRTSLLDLVLMFWILAAFGALLIDRDDTRTLAARMFDNGPDAARAARTKLGPRPWRIVAGICLGLACGTKWSGVYVLAALGILTVLWDAGTRRACGARRPYRATLRHDVLPAFLSTVAIALAIYTWSWTGWFLTDNGYFRHWADDRPGLSPDHILGIPLPQFGMSWVPAPLRSLWHYHAEMWSFHTGLDTPHQYQSNPWSWLVLGRPVLYYNETVRQGTAGCGEQECYRTILAIGTPLLWWAGVVAVGYLLFRWAGRRDWRAGAILCGLAAAYLPWMAYQQRTIFLFYAVAFVPFLCLAVTMMLGALLGPPGATERRRAWGTAGVVAIIALIAWNFLYFYPILAGETIGRSAWLDRLWFGTWI, from the coding sequence GTGACGAGTGACGTGGCCACCGGCCGGGCGCCCCGTGAGCAACCACCGCGGAGGGATGCGGAGTTCCCCGGCGCACGCGGTGCCGCGCAGGACGGGGTCGAGGCCGGGGCTTGGGCCTGGTCACTGGCCCGGTTCGGGTATCGGGATCGGCCGCCGACGTCGTTGCGTGAGCGGTTGGTGCCGGCGTACACCGACAACAGCGCCTACACCGGTGGCGGCTGGCTGCCGTGCATCCTGGTGACACTCCTGGCCGGATTCATCCGATTCTGGAACCTCGGCAAGCCCAAAGCGGTGATATTCGACGAGACGTACTACGCCAAGGACGCCTGGTCGCTCCTCAAACTCGGCTACGAGGGCACCTGGCCCAAGGAGGCCAACGACCAGATCCTCGCCGGCAACACCGACAGCCTCCAGACCCAGGGCTCCTACATCGTCCACCCGCCCATCGGGAAATGGACCATCGCCCTCGGCGAGCAACTCTTCGGACTCACCCCCTTCGGATGGCGCTTCGCCCTCGCCGTCCTGGGCACCCTGTCCGTCCTCATGCTCTGCCGCATCGGCCGCCGCCTCTTCCGCTCCACCCTCCTGGGCTGCGTCGCCGGACTCCTCATGGCCCTCGACGGCCTGCACTTCGTGATGAGCCGCACCTCCCTGCTCGACCTCGTCCTGATGTTCTGGATCCTCGCCGCCTTCGGCGCCCTGCTCATCGACCGCGACGACACCAGAACCCTCGCCGCCCGCATGTTCGACAACGGCCCCGACGCCGCCCGCGCCGCACGCACGAAACTCGGCCCGCGCCCCTGGCGCATCGTCGCCGGCATCTGCCTCGGACTGGCCTGCGGCACCAAATGGAGCGGCGTCTACGTCCTCGCCGCCCTCGGCATCCTCACCGTCCTGTGGGACGCCGGCACCCGCCGCGCCTGCGGCGCCCGCCGCCCCTACCGCGCCACCCTGCGCCACGACGTCCTCCCCGCGTTCCTGTCCACCGTCGCCATCGCCCTCGCCATCTACACCTGGTCCTGGACCGGCTGGTTCCTCACCGACAACGGCTACTTCCGCCACTGGGCCGACGACCGCCCGGGACTGTCCCCCGACCACATCCTCGGCATCCCACTCCCCCAATTCGGCATGTCATGGGTACCCGCACCACTACGCAGCCTCTGGCACTACCACGCCGAAATGTGGTCCTTCCACACCGGCCTTGACACCCCACACCAGTACCAGTCCAACCCGTGGAGCTGGCTGGTTCTCGGCCGGCCGGTGCTCTATTACAACGAGACTGTGCGCCAAGGCACGGCCGGGTGCGGCGAGCAGGAGTGCTACCGGACCATCCTCGCCATCGGCACGCCGTTGTTGTGGTGGGCCGGCGTGGTCGCGGTCGGCTATCTGCTGTTCCGCTGGGCGGGTCGGCGCGACTGGCGCGCGGGCGCGATCCTGTGCGGCCTGGCCGCCGCCTACCTCCCGTGGATGGCATACCAGCAGCGCACGATCTTCCTCTTCTACGCCGTCGCGTTCGTCCCGTTCCTGTGCCTGGCCGTGACCATGATGCTCGGCGCACTCCTCGGCCCACCCGGCGCCACCGAACGCCGACGCGCATGGGGCACCGCCGGAGTCGTCGCCATCATCGCCCTGATCGCCTGGAACTTCCTCTACTTCTACCCGATCCTCGCCGGTGAGACGATCGGTCGAAGCGCGTGGCTGGACCGCCTGTGGTTCGGCACCTGGATCTGA
- a CDS encoding serine hydrolase domain-containing protein translates to MSTGVAGTTATVAMASGRARAVARYLDANWPTGASGAIATARDGEPVGCQGRGKANVETGADAGCDTVFDIGSITKSFTAAAILKLETTGALRVTDPIGTILRAVPADKRGITVHHLLTHTSGLPEGLGDDYEPVRRDAMIARALAAPLDAVPGRTYAYSNVGYSLLAAIIEKVSGTGYGDYLTRNLFTPAGMTRTGYRLADPCRDDIAVEYDSDGRSQGTPLDHPWAADGPFWNLRGNGGLLSTARDMLRWYRALEGESVLPAAAKAKMFTPHVSEGVPTQFYGYGWTIVTTPSGPIVTHNGGNDWSYARVAIRPADHVMVFWVGNQAVRDGMWNLEDLDHTFTLGLLTLLASHP, encoded by the coding sequence GTGTCGACGGGCGTCGCCGGTACGACCGCCACCGTCGCGATGGCCTCCGGGCGGGCGAGGGCCGTTGCCAGGTATCTCGACGCGAACTGGCCGACCGGCGCGAGCGGGGCGATAGCCACCGCCCGGGACGGCGAGCCGGTCGGGTGTCAGGGGCGTGGGAAGGCCAATGTCGAAACGGGCGCGGACGCCGGGTGCGACACCGTCTTCGACATCGGCTCGATCACCAAGTCCTTCACCGCCGCGGCAATCCTGAAGTTGGAGACGACGGGCGCGCTGCGGGTGACCGACCCGATCGGCACCATTTTGCGCGCGGTCCCCGCCGACAAGCGGGGCATCACCGTGCACCACCTGCTCACCCACACCTCGGGCCTGCCCGAGGGCCTGGGCGACGACTACGAGCCGGTGCGGCGCGACGCCATGATCGCCCGCGCGCTCGCGGCTCCGTTGGACGCGGTGCCGGGTCGCACCTACGCGTACTCCAATGTCGGCTACTCCCTGCTGGCGGCGATCATCGAGAAGGTGTCCGGAACCGGCTACGGCGACTACCTGACCCGGAATCTGTTCACCCCGGCCGGGATGACCCGCACCGGCTACCGGCTCGCCGATCCGTGCCGTGACGACATCGCGGTCGAGTACGACTCCGACGGTCGCAGCCAGGGCACGCCGTTGGACCATCCGTGGGCGGCGGACGGCCCGTTCTGGAACCTGCGGGGCAACGGCGGCCTGCTCTCCACCGCGCGTGACATGCTCCGCTGGTATCGCGCGCTCGAAGGCGAGTCGGTGCTGCCCGCCGCCGCGAAGGCGAAGATGTTCACGCCGCACGTCTCCGAGGGCGTCCCGACGCAGTTCTACGGCTACGGCTGGACCATCGTGACCACCCCGTCGGGCCCGATCGTCACGCACAACGGCGGGAACGACTGGTCGTATGCCCGCGTCGCGATCCGGCCCGCCGACCATGTCATGGTCTTCTGGGTCGGCAACCAGGCCGTCCGCGACGGCATGTGGAACCTCGAGGACCTCGACCACACATTCACCCTGGGCCTGCTCACCCTGCTCGCATCGCACCCGTGA
- a CDS encoding beta-ketoacyl synthase N-terminal-like domain-containing protein, whose product MDFPAIAIVGRGCVLPGALTPAELWDTVVSGAVRLTPFSIGRPTAGPEWSGADPASTVFGHVTGFEERFDPYGLAIDAEQIKGLDPTVRWVVHATRQALAEVDRLGLHRRTGLVLGNISCPTTSMVAYAEDVWLRSQPAEVRAEWPRHDRHSPIPMSRFCFGLPAQLVAQAFELRAGAVVLEAACASALYAIELACRKLHFRQADLMVAGALNGGAPEIISHGMGRLGALSPSARSRPFHREADGLVPAEGTAMVALMRLEDALVADVPVLGVIRGIGATNDGGRGGMLVPDGGQQQRAMSLAYRAAGIDPKTVSLLECHATGTAVGDTVELGCAARIFAERTDLPIGSVKGNLGHPLTAASGAALLKVLGAMEHGTLPPTVGADDANEALRGTPLRPLARPEEWRGLRRAAVSGFGFGGVNAHLVVDAWNTADRASTSFPGVAVPGPAGRRRHRVAIVGLGARVGDGDTTGDFVEALLTGEPRLRPPRTVELRVDGLRMPPNDMLQTSGEHLLVLEAARDAARALTLPDERTMVLVGVGSATVHAEFSVWHNRTTLEARRSAAAAASSEDRVADPLNCPPWSLGGLGNIAANRISAQLRLTDASVAVCAEEASGIRALDLAVDAIGSGASDAALVGAVDLASTVVHRSVVRDLGLPGAEGNAAVVLALKRLDHARRDGDPILAVIGPQGEDGDADEASQGTVDLVVGDLDPLSAPAERPDRLDPSGLFGRPHCAAGLLSVACAAVALYHRTVPVVGAQASSRAELARAKVTVAPLGAPPAELLLSAGDTAPAATGVATLGRRAEGQTPARRLSSIAFFDLRTVLRLQDARPARELVTLPAARRVPAAEIGGAAGPGEAPVAVAVPVAAPGPAPASSPAPAPAPAPVPAPVPVSVPVAVSVEETLVPTALSAHQRAVGRSHVHFMNTRHENHLLFLEVQRQATRALLEVAGMFQQSYGPQADAFVADSGGPVAPVAPVGRGAQAVPVASVASVAPTLPIPSAPPTPPIEPVAEVAALVPEPQPGPAEREFMVSPDADPWVLDHCPTWTLPVLPMMCTVDHLFQAASTYTGLRATGLRELRLQRWIPVVSPTRLLTRVEPMAGRGRDVHVSLLMWRPARNEALSRFEPVAEATITFDRPDTPAPLPPLTDARRADLPYLTHRLPHGPAFRYLTEVGYGSGGAFGILDAQRGSVPGTFTHPGLLDAATHIIADRVFWLPYPQVGPNVVPYPHGLVRMDLFAPFPTEGQLRVEARPGGSEGDLLFVDFQVLAGDRLCAAFRNVSMVSPPSVLELQSGADRRAFLLERRPAPKMSLSQVVGGASRLDRAVLETADWPTGGLAYVYGLPAGAPARLHAEEVAMREHVARAHGEHPARVVVDVRNRIAWLSDQPDTRHHLVVHADAESITVEDRP is encoded by the coding sequence ATGGACTTCCCCGCAATCGCCATCGTGGGACGCGGCTGCGTCCTGCCCGGAGCACTCACGCCCGCCGAACTGTGGGACACCGTGGTCTCCGGCGCGGTACGGCTGACCCCGTTCTCCATCGGGCGCCCGACGGCGGGGCCCGAGTGGAGCGGGGCCGACCCCGCGAGCACGGTGTTCGGCCACGTCACCGGGTTCGAGGAGCGCTTCGACCCGTACGGCCTGGCCATCGACGCCGAGCAGATCAAGGGCCTGGATCCGACCGTTCGCTGGGTCGTGCACGCGACCCGGCAGGCGCTCGCCGAGGTCGATCGGCTCGGGCTGCACCGACGCACCGGCCTGGTCCTGGGCAACATCTCGTGCCCGACCACGTCGATGGTCGCGTACGCCGAGGACGTCTGGCTGCGCTCGCAGCCGGCCGAGGTCCGGGCCGAGTGGCCCCGGCACGACCGGCATTCGCCGATTCCGATGAGCCGATTCTGCTTCGGCCTGCCGGCGCAGCTCGTGGCCCAGGCCTTCGAGCTGCGGGCCGGCGCGGTGGTCCTGGAGGCGGCCTGCGCCTCCGCGCTGTACGCGATCGAACTCGCCTGCCGAAAGCTGCACTTCCGGCAGGCGGACCTGATGGTCGCCGGGGCGCTGAACGGCGGTGCGCCCGAGATCATCAGCCACGGCATGGGCCGGCTCGGGGCACTGAGCCCCAGTGCGCGCTCGCGGCCCTTCCACCGGGAGGCCGACGGCCTCGTGCCCGCCGAGGGCACCGCGATGGTCGCCCTGATGCGGCTCGAGGACGCGCTGGTCGCGGATGTCCCCGTGCTGGGCGTGATCCGCGGGATCGGGGCGACCAACGACGGCGGCCGGGGCGGCATGCTCGTCCCGGACGGCGGTCAGCAACAACGCGCGATGAGCCTGGCCTACCGGGCGGCGGGGATCGACCCCAAGACGGTGTCGCTGCTGGAGTGCCACGCCACCGGCACGGCGGTCGGCGACACCGTGGAACTGGGCTGCGCGGCCCGGATCTTCGCGGAGCGTACGGATCTGCCGATCGGGTCGGTCAAGGGCAACCTCGGCCATCCGCTCACCGCCGCGTCGGGGGCCGCGCTGCTCAAGGTGCTGGGCGCGATGGAACACGGCACACTGCCGCCGACGGTCGGTGCCGACGACGCCAACGAGGCCCTGCGCGGCACACCGCTGCGGCCACTGGCCCGGCCGGAGGAATGGCGGGGGCTGCGGCGGGCGGCGGTCAGCGGCTTCGGGTTCGGCGGGGTCAACGCACACCTGGTCGTGGACGCCTGGAACACCGCCGACCGGGCGTCGACCTCCTTCCCCGGCGTGGCCGTGCCCGGCCCCGCCGGGCGCCGCCGGCACCGAGTGGCGATCGTCGGCCTCGGCGCCCGCGTCGGGGACGGCGACACCACCGGCGACTTCGTCGAGGCGCTGCTGACCGGTGAGCCGAGGCTGCGGCCGCCGCGCACGGTGGAACTGCGCGTGGACGGCCTGCGCATGCCGCCCAACGACATGCTGCAGACCTCCGGGGAACACCTGTTGGTCCTGGAGGCCGCCCGCGACGCCGCCCGCGCGCTGACCCTGCCCGACGAGCGCACCATGGTGCTCGTGGGTGTCGGCAGCGCGACCGTGCACGCCGAGTTCTCCGTCTGGCACAACCGCACGACCCTGGAGGCGCGGCGTTCGGCGGCGGCCGCGGCATCCTCCGAGGATCGTGTCGCCGATCCGTTGAACTGTCCGCCGTGGTCCCTCGGGGGCCTGGGCAACATCGCCGCCAACCGGATCAGCGCGCAACTTCGACTGACCGACGCCAGTGTCGCGGTCTGCGCCGAGGAGGCCTCCGGGATCCGGGCGCTCGACCTCGCGGTCGACGCGATCGGCAGCGGAGCGAGCGACGCGGCGCTCGTGGGCGCGGTCGACCTCGCCTCGACGGTGGTGCATCGGTCGGTCGTCCGCGACCTCGGGCTCCCCGGAGCCGAGGGGAACGCGGCCGTGGTGCTGGCCCTGAAGCGGCTCGACCACGCGCGTCGGGACGGTGATCCCATCCTGGCCGTGATCGGTCCGCAGGGCGAGGACGGGGACGCCGACGAGGCGAGTCAAGGCACCGTCGACCTGGTGGTCGGCGACCTCGATCCCCTGTCGGCGCCGGCCGAGCGGCCGGATCGGCTGGATCCCTCCGGCCTGTTCGGGCGCCCGCACTGCGCGGCCGGGCTGTTGAGCGTGGCGTGCGCCGCGGTGGCGCTGTACCACCGGACCGTGCCGGTCGTGGGGGCGCAGGCGTCTTCGCGGGCGGAACTGGCGAGGGCGAAGGTGACCGTCGCTCCGCTGGGCGCGCCTCCGGCCGAACTCCTGCTGAGTGCGGGGGATACCGCTCCGGCGGCGACGGGCGTGGCGACCCTGGGACGAAGGGCGGAGGGGCAGACGCCTGCCAGGCGGTTGTCCAGCATCGCGTTCTTCGACCTCAGAACCGTGCTTCGGCTCCAGGACGCGCGGCCGGCGCGGGAACTCGTGACGCTGCCCGCGGCTCGGAGGGTGCCGGCGGCGGAGATCGGCGGAGCCGCGGGCCCGGGGGAGGCTCCGGTCGCGGTGGCCGTGCCGGTGGCGGCTCCGGGTCCCGCTCCGGCTTCGAGTCCTGCTCCGGCTCCTGCACCTGCTCCGGTTCCGGCTCCGGTACCGGTGTCCGTGCCGGTTGCGGTTTCGGTGGAGGAGACTCTGGTGCCGACCGCGCTCAGTGCCCATCAGCGGGCCGTCGGCAGGTCGCATGTGCACTTCATGAACACCCGGCATGAGAATCACCTGCTGTTCCTGGAGGTTCAGCGGCAGGCGACCCGGGCGTTGCTGGAAGTCGCCGGCATGTTCCAACAGTCGTACGGTCCGCAAGCGGATGCATTCGTGGCGGACTCGGGGGGGCCGGTCGCCCCGGTCGCTCCGGTTGGCCGAGGCGCCCAGGCCGTCCCGGTCGCCTCGGTTGCCTCGGTCGCCCCGACCCTGCCGATTCCGTCGGCCCCGCCGACCCCGCCGATCGAACCGGTCGCCGAGGTTGCCGCGCTCGTCCCGGAGCCGCAACCCGGCCCGGCCGAACGCGAGTTCATGGTCAGCCCCGATGCCGATCCGTGGGTGCTCGACCACTGTCCCACGTGGACGCTGCCGGTGCTGCCGATGATGTGCACGGTGGATCACCTGTTCCAGGCGGCGAGTACGTACACCGGCCTGCGGGCCACCGGCCTGCGGGAGTTGCGCCTCCAGCGCTGGATCCCGGTGGTGAGCCCCACCCGGCTGCTCACCCGAGTCGAGCCGATGGCCGGCCGGGGTCGGGATGTGCACGTCAGCCTGCTGATGTGGCGACCGGCCCGGAACGAGGCGCTGTCCAGGTTCGAACCCGTCGCCGAGGCGACGATCACGTTCGACCGGCCCGACACGCCGGCTCCGCTGCCGCCGCTCACCGATGCCCGGCGGGCCGATCTGCCCTACCTCACCCACCGGTTGCCACACGGTCCGGCCTTCCGGTACCTCACCGAGGTCGGCTACGGCAGCGGCGGTGCCTTCGGCATCCTGGACGCGCAACGGGGTTCCGTCCCCGGCACGTTCACCCACCCCGGGCTGCTCGACGCGGCGACGCACATCATCGCCGATCGGGTGTTCTGGTTGCCCTATCCGCAGGTCGGGCCCAATGTGGTGCCGTATCCGCACGGTCTGGTCCGCATGGACCTCTTCGCTCCGTTCCCCACGGAGGGGCAATTGCGCGTGGAGGCCCGGCCGGGCGGATCCGAGGGTGATCTGCTGTTCGTCGACTTCCAGGTCCTGGCGGGGGACCGGCTGTGCGCCGCGTTCCGCAACGTCAGCATGGTGTCCCCGCCGAGTGTGCTGGAGCTGCAATCCGGCGCCGATCGGCGGGCCTTCCTCCTGGAGCGCCGACCCGCGCCGAAGATGAGCCTGTCCCAGGTCGTCGGCGGCGCCAGCCGGTTGGATCGGGCGGTCCTGGAGACGGCCGACTGGCCCACCGGCGGGCTGGCCTACGTCTACGGTCTGCCCGCGGGCGCCCCGGCCCGACTGCACGCGGAGGAGGTGGCGATGCGCGAACACGTGGCCCGGGCGCACGGCGAACACCCCGCCCGGGTCGTCGTGGACGTGCGGAACCGGATCGCCTGGCTGTCCGACCAACCGGACACGCGGCACCATCTCGTGGTGCATGCGGACGCCGAGTCGATCACCGTGGAGGACCGGCCGTAG
- a CDS encoding DUF2156 domain-containing protein yields the protein MTFGTEEPPSVRNDRHRGNGEGGDGNSGVVPVQRSVTGGSRGPALGGTGTATRVAVATADGQDPIGMLRAHADHPSAFLAVNSGTRHHYGSGVPGLVAFLPGRRHHIQFGGPFAAPAHRGALLDEYLDTLDRGPGRRRVLTAVQLRSHDVALYADRGFAVNQLGVAYGIDLSRFTLRGKPLAKVRQNVSRARREGVVVTEVGADDVPDRRTLERIDREWLREKGRLVRQLSFMVGEHGGTGRTLRRTFLARHRGEIVAYITYAPAWGRRPGWLCDLSRRRPQAPVGTHELITLTALNTFTEEGAGWLHLGLAPFVGLADEHEPAVASPLFGWTLRQGTKRGRELYPARTQEAFKLKWAPHVCEPQYVAFQDRVRVAAVWNLVRSTGLL from the coding sequence ATGACCTTCGGCACAGAAGAGCCGCCTTCCGTCCGGAACGACCGGCATCGCGGGAACGGGGAAGGCGGCGACGGCAACAGCGGCGTCGTGCCGGTACAGCGGAGCGTGACCGGCGGGAGCCGAGGGCCGGCGCTCGGCGGTACCGGGACGGCGACCAGGGTCGCGGTAGCGACGGCGGACGGGCAGGACCCGATCGGGATGTTGCGTGCCCACGCGGACCATCCGAGCGCCTTCCTGGCGGTCAATTCCGGGACGCGGCACCACTACGGGAGCGGCGTCCCGGGGCTCGTCGCCTTTCTGCCCGGGCGGCGTCACCACATCCAGTTCGGCGGGCCGTTCGCGGCGCCCGCGCACCGAGGGGCGCTGCTCGACGAATACCTGGACACGCTCGACCGCGGCCCCGGGCGGCGCAGGGTGCTGACGGCGGTTCAGCTCCGTTCGCACGACGTCGCGCTGTACGCCGATCGCGGCTTCGCGGTCAACCAACTCGGCGTCGCCTACGGCATCGACCTCTCTCGCTTCACGCTGCGCGGCAAACCCCTCGCCAAGGTTCGGCAGAACGTCTCCCGGGCCCGACGGGAGGGGGTCGTCGTCACGGAGGTGGGAGCCGACGACGTGCCCGACCGACGCACCCTGGAGCGGATCGACCGCGAGTGGCTGCGCGAGAAGGGCCGCCTCGTGCGGCAACTGTCCTTCATGGTCGGCGAACACGGCGGAACCGGCCGGACGCTGCGCCGCACGTTCCTGGCTCGACACCGCGGCGAGATCGTCGCCTACATCACCTACGCGCCCGCCTGGGGACGCCGGCCGGGGTGGTTGTGCGACCTGTCGCGCCGCCGCCCCCAGGCCCCCGTCGGCACCCACGAACTGATCACCCTCACGGCGTTGAACACCTTCACCGAGGAGGGTGCGGGCTGGCTCCACCTCGGGCTCGCGCCGTTCGTCGGGCTCGCGGACGAGCACGAACCGGCCGTCGCCTCTCCCCTGTTCGGATGGACGCTGCGGCAGGGGACCAAGCGTGGGCGCGAGCTGTACCCGGCGCGGACCCAGGAGGCCTTCAAACTCAAGTGGGCCCCACACGTGTGCGAACCCCAGTACGTGGCCTTCCAGGACCGCGTCCGGGTGGCCGCGGTATGGAACCTCGTGCGCTCCACAGGCCTGTTGTGA
- a CDS encoding MFS transporter, which produces MSTETSASTDPTKAKSTAGMPAAASDSFLATTRGKLTLLLLCAVAFLDFIDASIVNIALPAIQEDLGLSNQNLQWVPSGYLLTYGGLMLLGGRAADLLGRRRVLIVGTVVFSASSLIGGFAQTSEVLIAGRLAQGVGASMMLPAALSILTTSFSDGPDRNKALGAWAGTGAFASAAGVFFGGVLTEGPGWRWVMFVNVPVCLLVLPAIPKLLPNDHRRTSWQGFDIAGTLLATGGLILMVYGLVKAPEQGWSDTRTVAELGIAACLLIAFVINEARSRNPLMPLSIFRVKGLAAANITQFVAMSGFLAMFFFVTLYVQGIMGYSEIKAGASFLPVTVGVGMAAGIAQALIARVGTRPLIVGGALVASVGVWMLSRVPVDGSYLSDLLPGLMVMSFGLGFVFVGVATAANAGVPADKAGLAAALMNTAQQLGGAFGLAVLSAVATSKTTHQLAHGHDRATAYTDGFQQALLVGAFFLAGAAVVALFVANSHGEET; this is translated from the coding sequence ATGTCCACCGAAACATCCGCATCGACCGATCCGACGAAGGCGAAATCGACGGCGGGGATGCCCGCCGCCGCATCCGACTCGTTCCTGGCCACCACGCGCGGCAAACTCACCCTCCTGCTCCTGTGCGCGGTGGCGTTTCTCGACTTCATCGACGCGTCGATCGTCAACATCGCACTGCCCGCCATCCAGGAAGACCTCGGCCTGTCGAACCAGAACCTGCAGTGGGTGCCGTCCGGTTACCTGCTGACGTACGGCGGACTGATGCTGCTCGGCGGTCGTGCGGCCGACCTGCTCGGGCGGCGTCGGGTCCTGATCGTGGGCACCGTCGTCTTCTCCGCGTCCTCTCTGATCGGCGGCTTCGCCCAGACCTCGGAGGTGCTGATCGCCGGACGTCTCGCACAGGGGGTGGGCGCGTCGATGATGCTGCCCGCCGCGCTGTCGATCCTGACCACGTCCTTCAGCGACGGCCCGGACCGTAACAAGGCGCTCGGTGCGTGGGCCGGCACCGGGGCGTTCGCCTCGGCGGCGGGCGTATTCTTCGGCGGCGTGCTCACCGAGGGCCCGGGCTGGCGCTGGGTGATGTTCGTCAACGTGCCGGTGTGCCTGCTCGTACTGCCCGCCATCCCGAAGCTGTTGCCGAACGACCACCGTCGCACGTCGTGGCAGGGCTTCGACATCGCCGGCACGCTGTTGGCCACCGGCGGTCTGATCCTCATGGTCTACGGTCTGGTCAAGGCTCCCGAGCAGGGCTGGAGCGATACCCGTACCGTCGCCGAACTCGGAATCGCCGCCTGTCTGTTGATCGCCTTCGTGATCAACGAGGCGCGCAGCCGCAACCCGCTCATGCCGCTGAGCATCTTCCGGGTGAAGGGCCTCGCCGCGGCGAACATCACGCAGTTCGTGGCCATGTCCGGCTTCCTGGCGATGTTCTTCTTCGTCACCTTGTACGTGCAGGGCATCATGGGCTACTCGGAGATCAAGGCCGGGGCGTCGTTCCTGCCCGTGACGGTCGGCGTGGGCATGGCCGCGGGCATCGCGCAGGCTCTGATCGCCCGGGTCGGCACACGGCCGCTGATCGTCGGCGGCGCGCTCGTCGCCTCGGTCGGCGTCTGGATGTTGTCCCGCGTCCCGGTCGACGGCTCCTACCTCTCCGATCTGCTCCCGGGCCTGATGGTGATGTCCTTCGGCCTCGGCTTCGTGTTCGTGGGTGTCGCCACCGCCGCCAACGCCGGGGTCCCGGCCGACAAGGCCGGACTGGCCGCCGCGCTGATGAACACCGCACAGCAACTCGGCGGCGCGTTCGGCCTCGCGGTGCTGTCGGCGGTCGCGACGTCGAAGACCACCCACCAATTGGCGCACGGACACGATCGGGCCACCGCCTACACCGACGGGTTCCAGCAGGCCCTTTTGGTCGGCGCGTTCTTCCTCGCGGGCGCGGCGGTCGTGGCCCTGTTCGTCGCGAACAGCCACGGCGAGGAGACCTGA